DNA from Elaeis guineensis isolate ETL-2024a chromosome 2, EG11, whole genome shotgun sequence:
TATCTTTTTCTTGACTTTGTCTATACTATATGTAGTAGACTAAGTCTATCCTAGAATTTTTCATCCGATCAATTGCAACTGATAGGAAAcaatgatgaaataaaaaatggCACTTTCAGATTGCGTTATTTCACTGGGCAACTTGATAACCATTATTGCTCGGGACAAAATTGCTGCCCTGGAAATGGACGAGCCAACCTTCTCACCATGCCATCAAGCCTCTCTCCACCATTGGCACCATAGCAAAGAATCACTGATATGCTTGATTTTTCTTATGGAATAACTGATATGTCTGTCGACAAGACCTAAGAGACTAGGACAGCGGTTCCTTGAAGGGACCACACTTCCAAACTACTTGGCTTCAGTACGGTGGGGACTGGTGCATGGATCAAATGCAAGCAGGAGATACCATGCTTTTTAGTTTACTTTTCTTAAGGACAATGAGACAGGTTTCATTTGATAGATAAGGATTTCTCAAATAAAATTCAAAGGAGGCGCCTCATGAAAAATAACACCTTTCTTGCCCATCCAATGAAACATCAGATCATAAGGCTTGAAAGGTTTTTCACAATCCACAAGATTTAGCATTCATGGAGTACTGCTATAAGTAAACTGAGAGGATTGTGACGTTGCATAGATTGCCTCCTTAACATTATGGCTAGAATTGGTTGGTGAGAAAACTGAAAAGAGAAATATCTAGCAaaaactaaaagaaaataaaaacaagcaAAGTCAAGGATTTTTCATTGCTTCATTGCAGTGAAAAGAATTAAGGAGTAAGTTATTGATTTTTTGTTGGAATAACCCTAATTTTAACTAAATTGTCTGGAGACTTTTTATGCTTTTTCTTTCTTAGAAGCAcaatctctttaaaaaaaaaatctggtagCAGAgaatttttatctcaaaatttctctcatttttttcagaaaaatcttttcaaccaccaaattttcaacaaaatattcaatataattaattttatatttttcattctAGACACCCAAATAGACCCAAAACTCTaatgaatttaaaataataacCTATTGCCAGGTGTTTTTCTTTGACTAAACTTGTCATGCAAAGTGTTGACTTAATTTAAGCAGAGCACAATGCTCACAGTGAATTAAGAAAAACCTTCGTTCCTAAACAGCATCGCCAAATCAGAGCTAGTACTTCCTACAATAATCAGGTATACGTAGTTCTTGAAAAGAATAGATTTTACCGATATTTTTTTGTCACTGTAGATATCCCAGTGTATTCTGAACCCTCCATGAATGATAAATCTCCATTAAAACTCCAAATGGAAACATGAGGGTGCTTAAGACGTCTCAAAACTCGTATTCTCCATAGCATCTTATATATATCTCAATAATATAATAAGCTGGTGGTCCTTGTCGTCAATCAAATACTTGATTTTGCGGACTCTTTCATGGAAAGATTCCCTTATCTTGTTGTTATATCTTTCTTCATCTCAATGAAATCTTGGAATCATGTCCTGGGTTCtcatcctttatcacaaaaaggccaaaaaaataaataaggaaagAAAGCTATAACTTTTTTACTAAAATATgaaactttctctcttttttttatttatttaacatCTATTTATTTAGTTTTTTAATTGAGAAAGGCAGAAGACCCGGTTGGTATTTTAAATTATCAGCAGTGCAGaaactaaatatataattaatacacCATAAAGGAGAGAGTTGTTTACCTTCATCTTGTCAGAGTTTCCACCAACACTGGAGCTGAAATAGGCCTCAGGAGACCTCTCCTGAAGCCCGTTCTCCCTGCAGAATGGCAACCAGTACCTGGCGAACATGGCCGCCTCCATGAACGCAAAGAGAGTCACCTCCGAGCCCCCATCATCAGAGATATAGACCGAGAGCCTATCGGTCGGATAGTCGAAGGCCATCACCGATAGTGCCGTGCTCACGACGCTCATGGGTGGCTCCTTGTGTGGGTCTGCAGTGCATATAAACACATCTAATGCCGGCAAGTTCTTCCGGCCCACCGTGTCGATGAGGCGGTCCGGGAATTCCCGGCGCCGGACCGAGCGCCACCGAAATGGTTGGACTAGGCCCCACATGAAGGCAAGGACAAGATCGGCGAGGAAAAggaggagggagaggaaggagGGGGGGGCGAGGAAGGTGGTGCAGTGGTGGTAGAGAAGGGCCAGGATGCCAAGGGAGTAGAGGAGAGAGTGGACACGGTTATAGGGAGCCAAGGGATCTACTGTGAGAGTGTGGAGGGTGGAGGGTTTGGGCTTGGTGGAGAGAGTCGTCATCTTGCCCTAGCAACGACGAGGTGAGCTTGGCTTTCCAAAGGTAACGGAGGTGGCAAGATTCCGGTggtttttatagaccctgtactGGGAGATGGGGAGAGAGTTTAAAATAACAGGCTAATTAGCCGTTACAATTTGAGAATGATAATTGCTATTCGAAGCTTCATTATTACTCTCAAAAACTATTACTTTCATGATCATATTTTCAACCATTTTCCTTCTAAACGGTATTTGGTCGGATGTCTCATGTGAATTtgtttaatctaaaaataataaaaaattgactaTTTGTATGATAATAGTTGAGGTCCACCAATGTTACTTTCTATCTGTTAAATTATGGGGTGTGAAACTAATCTTTTCTGAAAGAATAGCACAAAAAAATAATCTTGAACAGAAGTCTACATAAGATTTGCTAACGAAAGTTTCGATAGAAAATAGCATAAAATtagtttgagaatttttttggacaaAAAAAGGTTGCTTGAAAATTAAGTCGCTTAGATCTCAAAAGTATGATAGTTAAGCTAGAGTTCATCaagatcttcttttttttaacaTGTCGATTATCATGGACTTACAGTTTAAAAACTTAAGCCATTGGGACCAGCACCCTAATAAATTCATATGGCACCTTTTTTATTAGTTAATATGGGACTAGAATAATCTCTTCTACTCAATCTCATGACGCCCACGTCATCCAAGGGAGAGGGGCGActtatgatctagatcctactcaatcCTAGTAAATCCTCTATGATCTTAGTAACTCTCACTAAGAGATCCATatgattaattaagaaagattataATACACAATGAAGCTATCTCTCTTATCATTTGTCACCGACTCACAATCTAAAAGCTTAAGCTGTCGGAAGGAGGACAAgttcaaattaataaattcatatgacACCACTTTTATCAATTAATATAGGACTGTGATTAAGATATCAAACAGAAAATATTGCACTGAATAAGCTGCATTTGATCAATTCAATGCAGTCATAATTATATCTATAATATAATTTTTCACCCTTGCTAGCTAAAAGTGTACGCCCACCTCATCAAATCGTGAACATAAAATATCCGATCAAGTGAAGTAAACCTGCCACCAAAATGGAGATTAATGTGACATTTCCCGGCATCTTCCCACCATCCTTCCTCAAAAACATGGCCTCATAGATAGGCAAGCAGTTGACCATGATAAATCCAGATAAGAACAAGTGCAGGAACATTTCATTGAAAACCCCCTCAATCCTCGCAGCTCTTGCAATCCCTATGACAAAGGAACTTAAGTTTACGATGGCCGCTGTACCCAAAACCACAAAGAATGGCGATGCTATGCCAAAATCAAACATTCCCTTGTCATACCGCTCACTTTGCTCCTCTTCTAGCACTTTGCTGGTTACATTAAACCCTGGAGTGGATATGCCAACATGATTGAGTGCAAACTGTATAGTTCCAAAGAGATGAGATGTGAGGCCCCTGACCATCCATATCCTTTGATCATTCCACCACCTTTGAATTGATCCCTTGGCCCTGAGGAAATCGACAAGGTCCGTAATATAGGCAGCCAAGAAGAGGTAGACATACAGATAGAACCATGGGTCAAAAACCTGCAAATACAAGTAAAACATGTCAAGAAAATGGTTCTCTTCGCTCACTTTTTGTTACATTGGTTTGCATGGAAGTGAGATGGCTATGAGGATTTAATGCCAGCGAGCATGCAAAAGATCCTTTTCTAACCAAATATATCAatcagaaaaatcaaaaaagattaaACCTCCAATCCATGGAGAAATGCAGATCTTTGAACAATGaatagagagaggggggagagagagcagGTCATCAGCAATGCATGAAAGAATTGCACTGAGACTGTAGAGGAGGATGAAGAATAGTTATCTAATATTGACACTCTGTAGAGACTGAAATGAAAACAAATAACTTTGTGCCATCTAATATTGACACTTCATAGAGATTGAAATAAAAACAGATGACTTTGTGCAATTTTGAACCATTCCCCATCTTTACCCATCTTATCCTTGGGGATTGACTTGGACCATAATCCAACGCCCTTGACCAAGTGGTGAGGGTGATACCATTCAAGCAAGCATTTGgagattttgaatttaaattttgattttacaGCTTCTTTACAttggttgttttttttttgttttaatttttgatattttgttAGGATCTCTCTTTTGTTATGCTTTCTTTTACTCAAGTAGATGGTGCCAACTAATATTTGGATCATCAGGCCAAATATGACTTAATCAAGTAATATAAGTTTAGATTTGGGCAAGATCAGACTTATTGACGGGTCTAGTTACTACTAGAATGACAATTCCTGATCATAAGGTAAATTGGAGTAGTGCCTTAGAGTTGAAATACATCTAACCACAACTTGAACTACGGTCAATTTTTGACAAGTCAAATTGTGGCACTTGAACTATTTAGAAAGCTAGAGTAACATGTGAACAAGAACTAATGTTTTAGTGCTGGACCTTGTATCAGTACCATCCTATTATGATATTAGTATATGGTACCATATGAGACGGCAAAATACACTAAGTGTTGGCACTGACTGGTACAATTAATCCTATATGTGAACTTATACTTCACATAAATCAGATATTGAAAACCTCTATATATGAGGACTAAACTTGCAAGGGTCTATTTATATGTAAATAAATAGAAGTATTCCTATATACTCAAATCATTTGGAAGAGATGTTTTGTTTGATTCTTTATAGCCGTGTAAATGGTTTCACAATTTTCAAAAATTGGctaaaaagttatttttatttGTTATATTAGAGATTTTTCTAAaaggttttttcttttcttgtgtgCATGTGTATGCGTTTCTCTCTGCAGTAGAGAGGGAAAGAAGAGCATACCTCGGGGAACAAGCGCTTCTGATAAGTAAGAGCCAATGGTGGGAGAAACGCATAGATTGTGAGAGGAATGCACCATGATCCCCAATAAGCATAATGTGCGTAGCACAAGCCCAGAGGCAAGGAAGCGTTCCTGATTCCAAAAGTGAGGGGATTGTGCTTGGAGATGGCCACCTCTAAGAGCCCAATGCACCATCTCTTGACTTGGCCCAGGACATCATTTAAGTTCTTTGGTGCATCGCCTGCGAACGCCGGCCTCTCAGGATCACAAAATATAGACCTCCAACCTTCACATTGCAGGCGATAGCCTGTGTGGTAGTCTTCAACAAGCGACCCATAACGAAATCCAATCTGCACGCAAAGTTTGTAACACCAATTATCACAAGGTAATATCACATAAATCTATAAACATAACATCGAGCTTAGTCAGATCTCATTCCCATTTGTGTTTCTATATAATTCTGatgtgaaattattattcatccatTATAATGGAGTAAATGAACGATAGGTGCTATTGGGTCCAGGTTGTATCTTTCACACAATAAAATGATCGATCTTCTTTCACAACTACATCCTTTGGATGGCAACCTGCACAGATATTAAAGCAACCCTAACTTGTTCATTTATCTGCACAACGTTGTGCGATCCGAAGGTGAATTCACATGAAAGATACGACCCCTGTTTGTTATTATTTACCCGATAGTCTTGAAGTGGACTAATTACGAATGAAACAATGCCTATTATAATGACAATTATAAACCATGGAGAAACAATGGAATCATGTGAACATTGAAAATTACAAACAGCAGTAATACTAGACAACAGTAACAGGTTGACCACCAAATTACGGTTGTTTCATGTGTATAATATAACAGAAGGCCTCTGGAATCATATGGTGGTATGCAACGGCAACTATATACTAGAAATTATAATTCCCATTACCAACATTAGAACAATGCGACGTAATATTATTCTACGACTTACTGTTGAACCCCATTTCCTGCCAACCTCGTAGTTACAACTAGCCACTTCATGAGCCCGTTTCATCACCGAGTCCAAACGCAACGAACCCCACCCCCTCGGCTCGCACGAGTCGTGCGAGTCCAATGGAGCCAGGGTTGAGGAGCGGATGCCATGCAAGGCTCGCCTGGAAAAGAAACAATTGGAGCCCACGTAGCTGGGCCCAGTGAACCCGTCCATCCCTCGCGGGTTAATTCGAAACGAGCGCTTTAACTCGCCCCCGTAGATGTCGTCCTTGTTAAGCCCGTCGAAGTGCTGCGGAAACTGGACGTAAGCAAGGTTGGAAGCCATGGCCGGGTCCAAAAGATAGCACAGAGCTCGGAGAGGAGATTGGGGATCATTGGAGTACATGTCACAGTCCAAAGTGAGGACCACCGGGGCATTGGTCATGATGCTGGACACGCGGACCTTTTGATGGAATGAAAACAAGAGGATTAATTAATGGGAGCTAGTTGAAGAATGGAAGAGAGTGCTTCTCCTATTTTTTTGGGTTGAAAAGAGAAGAGGGTGTTTCTGTTTGACAAAGCTTTGGAGAGAGGGATTTTTACCAAGGTATTGAGAGCACCAGCCTTGAAGTGGTGGGGAGAATTGATATTTTTCTCTCTGGAGAGGTAGATGAGGTTTGGTAATGCGTCGCCCATGATATCTGTGTCTTTACCGCTTTCCAGCAAAACCTGTTCCACACCAATCATCTTAATACTGATCAGTATacaacaagagagagagagaaacttcaTGCCTCCCTTTAGTCAAGAATAAatacctttctttttttttccaaactAATTAATAATTAAGATACTTCATATTGGCGAAGAACCTTTGGATAATAATTCCCCCCCACAAACCCCACCTtctctgttttatttttatttctctatATCAGCagatcaccttttttttttttgcagtcttTTCTTCCAGAGACAACTATTTACTCCATGAGGAAGGCTTATAATAACGTAATCTATCGTCCATTTACCTCAAAGttaattaaatatcaaaattgagttttttttttttcttttaaagaatATATATAGTTTGGTGTTTGTCTGGGCAAGTGAAATATATAGGGGTACATGTCTCAACAAACCCATTTAGTGGTCAGGAGCATCCTGTGACAAGAGAGCTTTGTGTGGGATGAAAAGGAAACTATAGAAAAGGTAGATGACTGCTTAAATGGTTCAAAAATTAGTAGTTACTTCATGATGAATAATTTGATGGAAGTAGTGAATACCTGAATTATTGAAGGGTGATCGCGACGGGTAAATCCCTTCCATTTCTTGAAAATCGCTAGTTCTTCAACAGTGGCAATTAAATCATTGCCAGAAACATAGCCTCTTTGTAATGCACTCTCCACCTTCTCTTTCATGGCTTGATACATCATCTAAAGGAGTAAGAAATAATTATATAAGAGAAATATTTAATCAAAGGGATGTGATAATATGTAGTTATATATCATATGAGAAAAAAAAGGATGATGTTAATgtacaaaaatcatatgattatttcaATCAATGAAAGATTAGgtttttttcaaatcaaaatagttCAATCATAggtttaaaaaacaaaatttttttacatatatatcctcCTAACTATTCACATTTACATAAATACCCTCGTATAATTACTATtcctatgtatatctatataatttttttgcttgTTGCACGTCTATCCCTTAAAGGTAtttcaattattttaattttagattgctTATTTCTTAATGGCATTCAgtggtgtgtgtatatatatatcccTCGGAAAAAAGTTATCTAGCATGTAAAGGATGAGTCAAAATTGAGGCACAGCAAGCGCAAATTGTAACaaattcttttttttgaagaaaaataccAAATAGTAACAAATTCAATtgtcaaattattatttttagaataaGTCAAATACGTTCATCCATCGTTATGGTGTATTGTGAGATTAATTGGGGCAGACTCCCACATATAAAAGGCAAAATGGCTGCAAGTGAGCAATTACTAAAGGCACTTTAGATTCTAAATTTGTCAATTTAAgagtacatgcatgcatacatacatacatatatacctgCTTAAATTATAACCTATTTTAGCCTAAATCGCAACCTGTGGATCTATTAATTTGTAAGAAgaaattaaaagaaaatattcacaaaggctttttttttttttttttcttcaacaaGATTTCGTGCTGGGGGATATTAGGTTAATATAGGCTATACTTAAAATAGATGTTTAATCCACCCAATCTTACCAAATCACCGAAATAGGTCCTAAAGGCTAAAAGTATTCAACGATTTCAACAACGATTGACGGCATCTCCGCTTGGAAACAATATAAAATTCATCCTTGTTACGTAGAATCACCGCAACAGGCTTATCAAGATACCGAGTTAATTGGGACACTCAACACGTATCTTGGCGTCCAAATATCCGATATCAACGACGCTAATTAATCCCTTGCTAATCCGGCCACCTTGTATATAAACAACTATGCTCTCTCTTTCTTGACACTTGCATTAGAATTTTATATTCTGTCCACGTCGACAGCCTGGTTTGTCCTCGCCCTTCCGTTATCATATTCCTCCACTGGCTCGTCTTTGACATCGAGCAAAGAAAAATCTACGCCCATGACATTGCGTTTGGACAATgatgtgatctaattaaaatGATTCGTTGCGTCTGTAACATGAGTACCGCATCCAGCTGTTGCAACTGAGTGGAAACACTGATGAAATCAAAAACGGCGCTTTCAGACTGCTGCTTTATTTCGCTGGGCAACTTGATagctatttttttcctttttttttctgctATCAACTTGATAACTATTATTGACCGGGACAAAATTGCTGCCCTGGAGATGGACGAGCCGACCTTGTCACCATGTCATCATGTCTTCCTTCAATCATGGCACCATAGCAAAGAATCAGCGacatgcccttttttttttttttttttttttaaataatgccTATTTTAGATCGCGTGCCAGCTGATGGGATGGCGTACCGCAGTCAAAAGTTAAAGTACTAAAAAAACTTCAAGCTACGCTGCTGGCGGAGGATGACACAGAAATCCACCCTCGTGTCCGGGCACCGTGCCCTAGAAGCCATGTGGGTTCCAATGCTTAAGAACAATATTGTAATGGCTATGCCCCGGAGGGAAAGCACCAGTTTTGGAGGTACATATTTTTTTACTCCCGTTCATGTGCAATTCATACAAATTTTCCTAGCTTTGAACCTATCAATTTAATATAGCCGAACCTTCACATGTATCCACCGTTAGATTATCCATTAGGTGCTTGATCCAAAAGAATCTTCAAACACAAAATGAACCATTTTGATGACTATAAATAAGATCGCATAAGTTTCTAAAGCAAGGTCCATCACGTTGAAAAACAAAGTTGCAGGCTAAATTTATATGACACCGTGCCATTTAGGGAGCAATAGTATATTTAGCAATCGAGCTTAAATTGTATCATTTGGGATCTAAAATATGtcgatcaaataaaaatttattttcaaataaaattttgagtaaatatattttttaatctaaaataaatcatgcagAAGGAAGAGTTGATGTACAGATCGATAtctatcttttaaaaattttagtttcttcaatttttttttactgatcatatttatttttaaaaaaaaattttattaaaactaaaaaatgaaatttgatttgaactataTAAGAACATATCTTATCATTAGAAATAGAGacaatatattttgattttaaatcaaTCTATAAGAGAAAAGGAGACTTAAGCCTATcttgtatttttttctcttttcttctaagTTTCACTTAAAAAGTTTGAATTGAAcaagttgatttttttttctgattgaatcatcattttaaaatctatatatatgaatgaataaaaaaatttaaaaatattttaaaatataaacatAAAAATGATCACAATGCGAAATTAAGCAGGCCAATCTTTCTTTGTACAAATGATACAACCCGAACCCATTAAATACTGAGTATGGCGCTAGTCCATACCACCATCAACTATTGTCAGCCACTTAGCGATGTAATTTATACCTGACTTGCTAATAAGATGAGCGTAGTTCTCAAAGATAGTGTTTGGTTGCCCTTATTCTCAGTGGAATAAAAGTTTATTCCTATTTATTCCCCAAACACCAGATATATTTCTAGTAGACCCCATAGGTTTAGCTATTCCGGTCAATAAGTattaattttacattaattgcaCCTTATTTCCATCcactttgaataaattattttatattagatcatggaATAGCTTATTTTAAATTCTTAATAAGAAATAATTCAACTTATTCCAAAGTAGAGAATAACACTATCTTATGTTCGATGGATCCCATCGATTTtcaattaaatattaatataaaaaaattattttagaaaaatttatatttctattttagaaATATCAAAAGGATCGTCAAACACTATCgaaaaggatatatatatatatatttttctgtcACTGTAAAGTGTACTCTGATCCGACCATGAATGATAAATCTCCATTAATAAAACTCCAAGTGAGGGATGGTTGAGAAAAGGCACCATGTCCCACGCCCTAAAACTCGTCGTCTTCTAGCATTTTATATCTCAATAATATAATAAACTAGAGGTCCTTGTTGTCAATCACGTATTTGATTTTGCACACTCTATCATGGAAAGATTCCCTTATCTGGTTATCTTCCTTGTGAATGAAATCTTGGACTCATATGCTgggttctgattttttttctcggAAAGGCAGTAAAAGAAAGTCAGTAACCTTTTTACTAATATATGGAACTTGCTATAATTACTGACAAAACATGGAAACTTTCTCTTTTTTTACTTCAATTTATCTAATATCTATTTATTTGAGGAAGGGAGAAGACTCGATTGGTATTTCAAATTATTAGCAGGGCAGAgactaaatatataattaatacacCCTAAAAAGGATAGAGTTGCTTACCTTCATCTTGTCAGATTTCTCACCAATACTGGAGCTGAAGTAGACCTCAGGAGACCTCTCCTGAAGCCCGTTCTCCCTGCAGAATGGCAACCAGTACCTGGCGAACATGGCCGCCTCCATGAACGCAAAGAGAGTCACCTCCGAGCCCCCATCATCGGAGACATAAACCGAAAGCCTATCGGTCGGATAGTCGAAGGCCATCACCGACAGAGCTGTGCTCACGACGCTCATGGGTGGCTCCTTGTGTGGGTCTGCAGTGCATATAAACACGTCTAGCGCCGGCAAGTTCTTCCGGCCCACCATGTCCATGAGGCGGTCCGGGAATTCCCGGCGGCACACCGAGCGCCACCGAAACGGCTGGACTAGGCCCCACATGAAGGCAAGGACAAGATcggcgaggaggaggaggagggagaataaGGAAGGGGAGGCGAGGAAGGTGGTGCAGTGGTGGTAAAGGAGGGCAAGGATGCTAAGAGAGTAGAGGAGAGAGTGGACACGGTTGTAGGGAGCCAAGGGGTCTACTGTGAGAGTGTGGAGGGTGGAGGGTTTGGGCTTGGTGAAAAGGGTCGTCATCTTGGCCTAGCAACGATTAGGTGACCTTGGCTTTCCAAAGGCAAGGGAGGTGGCGAGGTTCCGGTGGTTTTTATAGACCCTGCACTGGGAGATGGGGCGAGAGTTTAAAGTAACAGGCTAACAACCGTTACAAGTTGAGAATAATAATTGCTCTTTGAAACTTTATTATTACTCACCAAAAGTTTTATTTTGCATGTGAAATAATATTCAACGTATCACAAGTCATACAGATACTTTGTCGTTTTACACTGATTGCatcttaaaagaatattttaatattattttatgaaCATAACCAAGAcgatattaataaaagatatacaAGGGAGATCTGTTCCATGAGATGCAACACTAGCATTAGTACCGCTTGTTGTTCACACTCATTTATTGTTTATCTGTATAAAATGTTATTATGTAAAGTGGAATATATTATAAATGCCGGCTTGCACAAGTATCTTTTTAGCCAATAGTTTAGGGATGCAGTTAAGATAGCAGggtttattatttttgaataatCATGGTTTTAATAGTTTCCACTTCATTGTGAAACAAACTAAATCTATATTAAAATGgacaaataatatatattattcctGTTGCGGCTTACCGCAAGCTTGACCGAAGCATGTGCCTGCTGACGAGAGGTGATTGGCACGAGCTTGCACGCGAGAAGACTGTTAACAAACAGCCAAACTAGCTTAGACACGTGTGTGCTGGGTCCCACCGAAACATACACTTGCATGGCAGGGGTTGGCATGGCTGCCACGTTTTCCGGagtgtattttattttattcttcttgTAGCTTTGCATGATAAGTTTCTTCTGGCACAGGCACGGCAGCATGAGTTGCGGCCAGTTCTCGGCATCGTTTCATGCCTCGCTAAGTGCACCAGTCTCCATACATAACGGTTGAAATTTGACACAATGAACGAGAGTCGGATAGACATTGTCAATTGGGGCAAGAGCAGCGCGGCGGAGCGGTTTTCTTAGGCAGAGAACAGTATTACATGGGATCCTTGCTCCGCAGGGTATATTGCAAATTGGTTCGATTCGA
Protein-coding regions in this window:
- the LOC140855877 gene encoding cellulose synthase-like protein G3; amino-acid sequence: MTTLFTKPKPSTLHTLTVDPLAPYNRVHSLLYSLSILALLYHHCTTFLASPSLFSLLLLLADLVLAFMWGLVQPFRWRSVCRREFPDRLMDMVGRKNLPALDVFICTADPHKEPPMSVVSTALSVMAFDYPTDRLSVYVSDDGGSEVTLFAFMEAAMFARYWLPFCRENGLQERSPEVYFSSSIGEKSDKMKMMYQAMKEKVESALQRGYVSGNDLIATVEELAIFKKWKGFTRRDHPSIIQVLLESGKDTDIMGDALPNLIYLSREKNINSPHHFKAGALNTLVRVSSIMTNAPVVLTLDCDMYSNDPQSPLRALCYLLDPAMASNLAYVQFPQHFDGLNKDDIYGGELKRSFRINPRGMDGFTGPSYVGSNCFFSRRALHGIRSSTLAPLDSHDSCEPRGWGSLRLDSVMKRAHEVASCNYEVGRKWGSTIGFRYGSLVEDYHTGYRLQCEGWRSIFCDPERPAFAGDAPKNLNDVLGQVKRWCIGLLEVAISKHNPLTFGIRNASLPLGLCYAHYAYWGSWCIPLTIYAFLPPLALTYQKRLFPEVFDPWFYLYVYLFLAAYITDLVDFLRAKGSIQRWWNDQRIWMVRGLTSHLFGTIQFALNHVGISTPGFNVTSKVLEEEQSERYDKGMFDFGIASPFFVVLGTAAIVNLSSFVIGIARAARIEGVFNEMFLHLFLSGFIMVNCLPIYEAMFLRKDGGKMPGNVTLISILVAGLLHLIGYFMFTI